A genome region from Baekduia alba includes the following:
- a CDS encoding aldehyde dehydrogenase family protein: MSTVSAAQQPLLIGGEWVGAVEGRTFAKADPFTGDVVTEAAAASVADATRAAEAAGAAFAGWAATPAAERARLLEASADLLAERATEIAQTMTAECGSTFGWGMFNCTLAAGMLRHAASLAGDVEAEQDIHSHVPGLHAKAVRQPVGVVVGIAPWNAPVILAARAVATPLAFGNTVVLKASEECPRTHAAIAKAIDDAGVPAGVINLITNQPEDAATVVEALIAHPAVKRINFTGSTKVGRIIAQKAAAHLKRTLLELGGKAPLVVLADADLDQAAAAANFGAFMNAGQICMSTERIVADRTIAEDLAQRLVTRAEGLTVGDPRDPATMIGPVVNARAAQRVAELLEDAKAKGARVLTGGEPDGLLLTPTIVADVTPAMRIYAEESFGPIVALIAVDDQDQAIATANDTEYGLSAAVFGQDANNAEAVARQIQSGICHINGATVHDEPQMPFGGTKHSGWGRFGGDAALDEFTELRWLTTQDGTRQYPI; encoded by the coding sequence ATGAGCACCGTGAGCGCTGCGCAGCAGCCGCTGTTGATCGGCGGGGAGTGGGTCGGCGCCGTGGAGGGGCGGACGTTCGCGAAGGCCGATCCGTTCACCGGCGACGTGGTGACCGAGGCCGCGGCGGCGTCGGTGGCCGATGCGACGCGGGCAGCGGAGGCTGCGGGTGCGGCGTTTGCGGGCTGGGCGGCGACGCCGGCCGCTGAGCGTGCGCGTCTGCTGGAGGCCTCTGCCGATCTGCTGGCCGAGCGTGCGACGGAGATCGCGCAGACGATGACCGCCGAGTGCGGCTCGACGTTCGGGTGGGGCATGTTCAACTGCACGCTGGCCGCGGGCATGCTGCGCCACGCCGCGAGCCTGGCCGGCGACGTCGAAGCCGAGCAGGACATCCACTCCCACGTCCCGGGCCTGCACGCCAAGGCCGTGCGCCAACCGGTCGGCGTCGTCGTCGGCATAGCACCGTGGAACGCCCCGGTCATCCTCGCCGCCCGTGCGGTGGCCACGCCACTGGCCTTCGGCAACACGGTGGTCCTCAAGGCCTCGGAGGAATGCCCGCGCACCCACGCCGCGATCGCCAAGGCGATCGACGATGCCGGGGTGCCGGCCGGGGTCATCAACCTGATCACCAACCAGCCCGAGGACGCCGCCACGGTGGTCGAGGCGCTGATCGCCCACCCGGCGGTCAAGCGCATCAACTTCACCGGCAGCACGAAGGTCGGGAGGATCATCGCCCAGAAGGCCGCCGCGCACCTGAAGCGCACGCTGCTCGAACTGGGCGGCAAGGCCCCGCTGGTCGTCCTGGCCGACGCCGACCTCGACCAGGCCGCCGCGGCGGCGAACTTCGGCGCCTTCATGAACGCCGGCCAGATCTGCATGAGCACCGAACGGATCGTCGCCGACCGCACCATCGCCGAAGACCTCGCCCAGCGACTCGTCACCCGCGCCGAGGGCCTGACCGTCGGCGACCCCCGCGACCCCGCCACCATGATCGGCCCCGTCGTCAACGCCCGCGCGGCGCAGCGGGTCGCCGAGCTGCTCGAGGACGCCAAGGCCAAGGGCGCCCGCGTCCTGACCGGCGGCGAGCCTGACGGCCTGCTGCTCACCCCCACGATCGTCGCCGACGTCACCCCCGCCATGCGCATCTACGCCGAAGAGTCCTTCGGCCCCATCGTCGCCCTCATCGCCGTGGACGACCAGGACCAAGCCATCGCCACCGCCAACGACACCGAATACGGCCTCTCCGCCGCCGTCTTCGGCCAAGACGCCAACAACGCCGAAGCCGTCGCCCGCCAGATCCAATCGGGCATCTGCCACATCAACGGCGCCACCGTCCACGACGAGCCCCAAATGCCCTTCGGCGGCACCAAGCACTCCGGCTGGGGCCGCTTCGGCGGCGACGCCGCGCTGGACGAGTTCACCGAGCTGCGCTGGCTCACCACCCAAGACGGCACCCGCCAGTACCCCATCTAG
- a CDS encoding calcium-binding protein codes for MRSPLLISACAAALAILPATAGAATITSDGSGTYTYNAAPGEDNDMSLQAPESGGVLFYANAGVTVTSAPASCTDAWGDGDWSRVICTDPKGLVINAGDGDEWITTDSSEMKIPTTVDGGPGADRLDGDDGAETLIGGPGNDRLDGRKGDDLLDGGDGDDELTGYAGSDTLNGGAGNDLLHPDYHEEPAADAVDGGPGIDTIDSDYSSRFRDSTLPVGLSFTMAGGADDGRPGESDDIRNVERLMLAESPRYVGTEGNDFVKVAQSTNAGSLVGLGGDDDLSGADGMETIDGGPGNDRVIGGFNDDVLTGGPGRDQIIGDLPTGDCGPIWCKYPFGNDTINAVDGEVDTISCGFGTDVVNADAADVVDRDCETISRAGAAPAPGTPSGKANTNGKTINKTGATARAALAGKVTIAKALKSGFALEVSGAQAGTTLKLSATRTGKVVARGSAKVAKAGTATVKLRFTAKAKRALRHAKTLKLKVSGGGVTTTITLKRR; via the coding sequence ATGCGCTCTCCCCTCCTCATCTCCGCTTGCGCGGCAGCCCTCGCGATCCTCCCCGCCACGGCCGGCGCCGCGACCATCACCTCGGACGGCAGCGGCACCTACACCTACAACGCCGCGCCGGGCGAGGACAACGACATGAGCCTCCAGGCCCCGGAGTCCGGTGGCGTGCTCTTCTACGCCAACGCGGGCGTCACGGTCACCTCGGCACCGGCCAGTTGCACGGACGCCTGGGGCGACGGCGACTGGTCGAGAGTCATCTGCACCGACCCCAAGGGGCTCGTCATCAACGCAGGCGACGGCGACGAGTGGATCACGACGGACTCCAGCGAGATGAAGATCCCAACCACCGTCGACGGCGGCCCCGGCGCGGACCGGCTCGACGGCGACGACGGTGCCGAGACCCTGATCGGAGGCCCCGGCAACGACCGCCTCGACGGCCGCAAGGGCGATGACCTCCTCGACGGCGGCGACGGCGACGACGAGCTCACCGGCTACGCGGGCAGCGACACGCTGAACGGCGGCGCGGGCAATGACCTCCTGCATCCCGACTACCACGAGGAGCCGGCCGCCGACGCCGTCGACGGTGGCCCCGGCATCGACACGATCGACAGCGACTACTCCTCGCGGTTCCGCGACAGCACGCTGCCGGTCGGCCTGAGCTTCACGATGGCGGGCGGCGCCGACGACGGCCGGCCGGGCGAGAGCGACGACATCCGCAACGTCGAGCGCCTCATGCTCGCCGAGAGCCCGCGCTACGTCGGCACCGAGGGCAACGACTTCGTCAAGGTCGCGCAGTCCACGAACGCCGGGAGCCTGGTCGGGCTCGGCGGCGACGACGACCTCAGCGGCGCCGACGGCATGGAGACGATCGACGGCGGCCCGGGCAACGACCGCGTGATCGGCGGCTTCAACGACGACGTCCTGACCGGCGGCCCCGGCCGCGACCAGATCATCGGCGATCTTCCGACCGGCGACTGCGGACCGATCTGGTGCAAGTACCCCTTCGGCAACGACACCATCAACGCCGTCGACGGCGAGGTCGACACGATCAGCTGCGGCTTCGGCACCGACGTCGTCAACGCCGACGCGGCCGACGTGGTCGACCGCGACTGCGAGACCATCAGCCGCGCCGGCGCGGCGCCCGCCCCGGGCACCCCCAGCGGCAAGGCCAACACCAACGGCAAGACCATCAACAAGACCGGCGCCACCGCCAGGGCCGCGCTCGCAGGCAAGGTCACGATCGCCAAGGCGCTGAAGTCGGGCTTCGCGCTCGAGGTCAGCGGCGCCCAGGCCGGCACCACGCTGAAGCTCAGCGCGACGCGGACCGGCAAGGTCGTCGCCCGCGGCAGCGCCAAGGTCGCCAAGGCCGGCACCGCGACGGTCAAGCTGCGCTTCACGGCCAAGGCCAAGCGCGCGCTGCGCCACGCCAAGACCCTCAAGTTGAAGGTCTCCGGCGGCGGCGTGACCACCACGATCACGCTGAAGCGCCGCTAG
- a CDS encoding 4-hydroxybenzoate 3-monooxygenase, with the protein MRTQVGIVGAGPAGLVLAHLLHLQGIESVVLEARDREYVQQRVRAGVLEQNTVDLLRAAGVGERLDREGIVHHGIELRFDGEGHRIPMSDLTGGRAIWIYGQQEVVKDLIGARDATGAPLHFEVSDVQVHDVDGDAPRITYTSPDGQDHQLECDIIAGCDGFHGICRPAVGADHLTIAEREYPFGWLGILAEVAPSTDELIYAYHDRGFAMHSLRSPTLSRLYLQVDPADDIANWPDDRIWEELHTRFAAPGWSLTEGPIVEKGITPMRSFVAAPMRRGRLFLAGDAAHIVPPTGAKGLNLAVNDVRVLADALVAYFGGSSTGLDEYSDTCLSRVWRVQDFSTFMTTLLHRLDGDAFDAGLQLARLRYVTTSEAAARSLAENYVGLPI; encoded by the coding sequence GTGCGGACGCAGGTCGGGATCGTCGGTGCGGGGCCCGCGGGGCTGGTGCTCGCGCACCTGCTGCACCTCCAGGGGATCGAGTCGGTGGTGTTGGAGGCCCGCGACCGCGAGTACGTGCAGCAGCGCGTCCGCGCCGGCGTGCTCGAGCAGAACACGGTGGACCTGCTGCGCGCGGCCGGCGTCGGCGAGCGCCTGGATCGCGAGGGCATCGTCCACCACGGCATCGAGCTGCGCTTCGACGGCGAGGGCCATCGCATCCCGATGAGCGACCTCACCGGCGGGCGCGCGATCTGGATCTACGGCCAGCAGGAGGTCGTCAAGGACCTCATCGGCGCGCGCGACGCGACGGGCGCGCCGCTGCACTTCGAGGTCTCCGACGTGCAGGTGCACGATGTCGACGGCGACGCGCCGCGCATCACCTACACGTCGCCCGACGGCCAGGACCATCAACTCGAGTGCGACATCATCGCCGGCTGCGACGGCTTCCACGGCATCTGCCGACCGGCGGTCGGCGCCGACCACCTCACGATCGCCGAGCGCGAGTACCCGTTCGGCTGGCTCGGGATCCTCGCCGAGGTCGCGCCGTCGACCGACGAGCTGATCTACGCCTACCACGACCGCGGGTTCGCGATGCACTCGCTGCGCTCGCCCACGCTGTCGCGGCTGTACCTCCAGGTCGACCCGGCCGACGACATCGCCAACTGGCCCGACGACCGGATCTGGGAGGAGCTGCACACGCGCTTCGCCGCGCCCGGCTGGTCGCTGACCGAGGGTCCGATCGTCGAGAAGGGCATCACGCCGATGCGCTCGTTCGTCGCCGCGCCGATGCGCCGCGGCCGGCTCTTCCTCGCCGGCGACGCCGCCCACATCGTCCCGCCGACCGGGGCCAAGGGCCTCAACCTCGCGGTCAACGACGTGCGCGTCCTGGCCGACGCCCTGGTCGCGTACTTCGGCGGCTCCAGCACCGGCCTGGACGAGTACTCCGACACCTGCCTGAGCCGCGTCTGGCGCGTCCAGGACTTCTCCACCTTCATGACGACCCTGCTGCACCGCCTCGACGGCGACGCCTTCGACGCCGGCCTGCAGCTCGCGCGGTTGCGGTACGTCACGACCTCCGAGGCCGCCGCGCGCTCGCTGGCCGAGAACTACGTGGGGCTGCCGATCTAG
- a CDS encoding CoA transferase subunit A produces the protein MATTRAHGAQYLSLSDAVSALVHDGDAVAMEGFTHLIPFAAGHEVIRQGRRDLELIRMTPDLIYDQMVGMGVARKLVFSYAGNPGVGSLHRLRDAVEHGWPAPLEIEEHSHAGMANRYAAGAADLPFGVLRGYTGTDLVDRTNVKFVTCPFTGEELAAVPALRPDVAIVHAQEADRRGNVQLWGIPGVQKEAVLAASRALATVERVVDELEPRPGGIVIPGWVIDAIAVAPRGAYPSYAHDLTERDNDFYKFWDGVSRDRDDFLKWMDEHVMNAEVPV, from the coding sequence ATGGCAACCACGCGTGCGCATGGCGCACAATACCTGTCCCTCTCCGATGCGGTCTCCGCGCTCGTCCACGACGGCGACGCCGTCGCGATGGAGGGCTTCACGCACCTCATCCCCTTCGCGGCCGGCCACGAGGTCATCCGCCAGGGCCGGCGCGACCTCGAGCTGATCCGGATGACGCCGGACCTGATCTACGACCAGATGGTGGGGATGGGCGTCGCGCGCAAGTTGGTGTTCTCGTATGCGGGCAACCCGGGCGTCGGCTCGCTGCACCGCCTGCGCGACGCCGTCGAGCACGGCTGGCCCGCGCCCCTGGAGATCGAGGAGCACTCGCACGCCGGCATGGCCAACCGCTACGCGGCGGGCGCGGCCGACCTCCCGTTCGGCGTGCTGCGCGGCTACACCGGGACCGACCTGGTCGACCGCACCAACGTGAAGTTCGTCACCTGCCCGTTCACCGGCGAGGAGCTGGCCGCGGTGCCGGCCCTGCGCCCGGACGTCGCGATCGTCCACGCCCAGGAGGCCGACCGGCGCGGCAACGTGCAGCTGTGGGGCATCCCGGGCGTGCAGAAGGAGGCGGTCCTGGCCGCGTCGCGCGCGCTGGCGACCGTGGAGCGGGTCGTCGACGAGTTGGAGCCGCGTCCGGGCGGGATCGTCATCCCCGGCTGGGTCATCGACGCGATCGCGGTCGCGCCGCGCGGCGCCTACCCGTCCTACGCCCACGACCTGACCGAGCGCGACAACGACTTCTACAAGTTCTGGGACGGGGTGTCGCGCGACCGCGACGACTTCCTGAAGTGGATGGACGAGCACGTCATGAACGCCGAGGTCCCAGTATGA
- a CDS encoding CoA-transferase subunit beta — MSSASSGEVQTIVAARLLAGATSCFIGVGRPSTAAILAREIVNPDLVLVYESGTIGAKPHRIPLSIGDGELAATADVVVPVVEMFNYWIQPGRIDVAFLGAAQVDRRGGLNSTVIGDYDAPRTRLPGAGGAPEIATGCDRVMVVAPHSRRTFVDRLDFLTTVAAPEAVITDLGVLEPDATGELVLTQLHPDVTVDQVREATGWELRVADALRTTDPPTDEELSALRELVSR, encoded by the coding sequence ATGAGCAGCGCCAGCAGCGGCGAGGTCCAGACGATCGTCGCGGCGCGCCTGCTGGCCGGCGCGACGTCGTGCTTCATCGGCGTCGGCCGGCCGTCGACCGCCGCGATCCTGGCGCGCGAGATCGTCAACCCCGACCTCGTGCTGGTCTACGAGTCGGGCACGATCGGCGCCAAGCCGCACCGGATCCCGCTGTCGATCGGCGACGGCGAACTGGCCGCGACCGCCGACGTCGTCGTCCCCGTCGTCGAGATGTTCAACTACTGGATCCAACCCGGACGGATCGACGTGGCGTTCCTCGGGGCGGCCCAGGTCGACCGGCGCGGCGGGCTGAACTCCACCGTCATCGGCGACTACGACGCGCCGAGGACGCGCCTGCCCGGCGCCGGCGGCGCGCCCGAGATCGCCACCGGCTGCGATCGCGTGATGGTCGTCGCGCCGCACTCGCGGCGCACGTTCGTCGACCGGCTGGACTTCCTGACCACCGTCGCGGCGCCCGAGGCGGTCATCACCGACCTCGGCGTCCTGGAGCCCGACGCGACCGGCGAGCTGGTGCTGACCCAGCTGCACCCGGACGTGACCGTCGACCAGGTGCGTGAGGCGACGGGCTGGGAGCTGCGGGTCGCCGACGCCCTGCGGACGACCGATCCCCCGACCGACGAGGAGCTGAGCGCGCTGCGCGAGCTGGTGAGCCGATGA
- a CDS encoding thiolase family protein translates to MTDAYVLDAIRTPFGRYAGALAGVRPDDLAAGTLQALVERTPALDPAEIDDVILGNANGAGEDNRDVGRMAVLLAGLPTTVPGVSVNRLCGSSLEATIQGSRAIEAGDASLVVAGGVESMSRAPWVLLKPGKGFPAGAETLHSTTLGWRMVNPEMPDRWTISLGASAEKLADMYAISRADQDAFALRSHRLAAEAWAAGIFADEIVAVPGVDLDRDEGVRPDSSLEKLGRLKAAFVRDGTVTAGNASPLNDGASMLLLGDEAAAERLGREPLARVVARAAHGVDPDVFGIGPVEAANRALRRAGIGWGDLAAVELNEAFASQSLACLRQWPDLDPEIVNVRGGAIAIGHPLGASGARIVGRLAHELRARGGGYGLAAICIGVGQGLAVVLHA, encoded by the coding sequence ATGACCGACGCCTACGTGTTGGACGCGATCCGCACGCCCTTCGGCCGCTACGCGGGCGCGCTGGCCGGCGTCCGCCCGGACGACCTCGCGGCGGGCACGTTGCAGGCCTTGGTAGAGCGCACGCCGGCGCTCGACCCGGCCGAGATCGACGACGTCATCCTCGGCAACGCCAACGGCGCCGGCGAGGACAACCGCGACGTCGGGCGTATGGCCGTCCTGCTGGCCGGACTGCCGACGACCGTGCCGGGCGTGAGCGTCAACCGATTGTGCGGGTCCTCGCTGGAGGCCACGATCCAGGGCTCGCGCGCCATCGAGGCCGGCGACGCGTCGCTGGTCGTCGCCGGCGGCGTGGAGTCGATGAGCCGCGCGCCGTGGGTCCTCCTCAAGCCCGGCAAGGGCTTCCCCGCCGGCGCCGAGACGCTGCACTCGACGACGCTGGGCTGGCGTATGGTCAACCCCGAGATGCCGGATCGGTGGACGATCTCGCTCGGCGCCTCGGCCGAGAAGCTGGCCGACATGTACGCCATCTCGCGAGCGGACCAGGACGCGTTCGCGCTGCGCAGCCATCGCCTGGCCGCCGAGGCGTGGGCGGCCGGGATCTTCGCCGACGAGATCGTCGCGGTCCCGGGCGTCGACCTCGACCGCGACGAGGGCGTCCGGCCCGACTCCTCGTTGGAGAAGCTCGGCAGGCTGAAGGCCGCGTTCGTGCGCGACGGGACCGTGACCGCGGGCAACGCGTCGCCGCTCAACGACGGCGCGTCGATGCTCCTGCTGGGCGACGAGGCGGCCGCCGAGCGCCTCGGCCGCGAGCCGCTGGCGCGCGTGGTGGCGCGCGCCGCGCACGGCGTCGACCCCGACGTGTTCGGGATCGGGCCGGTCGAGGCGGCCAACCGGGCGCTGCGGCGCGCCGGCATCGGCTGGGGCGACCTGGCCGCGGTGGAGCTCAACGAGGCGTTCGCCTCGCAGTCGCTGGCCTGCCTGCGCCAGTGGCCGGACCTCGACCCGGAGATCGTCAACGTCCGCGGCGGCGCGATCGCGATCGGGCATCCGCTCGGCGCGTCGGGCGCGCGGATCGTCGGCCGGCTGGCCCACGAGCTGCGGGCGCGCGGCGGCGGATACGGTCTGGCGGCGATCTGCATCGGTGTCGGACAAGGGTTGGCGGTGGTGCTCCATGCATGA
- the pcaH gene encoding protocatechuate 3,4-dioxygenase subunit beta, which translates to MHESQDRPAAGAVRGYRRDEPGTHPALDDEGYKSTRLRHPKQPLVYLPHTVTEVSGPQLGLERVTGELDHDLTRQHEGEPLGERIVVSGRVLDGDGRPIPDTLIEIWQANAAGRYLHKGDQHPAPLDPNFSGAGRCVTDAEGRYEFITIKPGAYPWGNHHNAWRPQHIHFSLLGQAFAQRLVTQMYFPGDPLFAYDPVYNSVRDPAGRARVVSRFDIERTRPDWALAYDFDIVLRGRESTPIEEER; encoded by the coding sequence ATGCATGAGTCCCAGGACAGGCCGGCGGCGGGCGCGGTGCGCGGCTACCGCCGCGACGAGCCGGGCACGCACCCGGCACTCGACGACGAGGGCTACAAGTCGACCCGGCTGCGCCATCCCAAGCAGCCGCTGGTCTACCTCCCCCACACCGTCACCGAGGTGTCCGGGCCGCAGCTCGGGCTGGAGCGCGTGACCGGCGAGCTCGACCACGACCTGACGCGCCAGCACGAGGGCGAGCCGCTCGGCGAGCGCATCGTGGTCTCCGGCCGCGTCCTCGACGGCGACGGCCGGCCGATCCCCGACACGCTGATCGAGATCTGGCAGGCCAACGCGGCCGGGCGCTACCTGCACAAGGGCGACCAGCATCCCGCGCCGTTGGACCCCAACTTCTCCGGCGCCGGGCGCTGCGTGACCGACGCCGAGGGCCGCTACGAGTTCATCACCATCAAGCCCGGCGCCTATCCGTGGGGCAACCACCACAACGCGTGGCGGCCCCAGCACATCCACTTCTCGCTGCTGGGCCAGGCCTTCGCCCAGCGGCTGGTGACGCAGATGTACTTCCCGGGCGACCCGCTGTTCGCCTACGACCCCGTCTACAACAGCGTGCGCGACCCGGCGGGCCGCGCGCGCGTGGTGTCGCGGTTCGACATCGAGCGGACGCGGCCGGACTGGGCGTTGGCCTATGACTTCGACATCGTCCTGCGCGGGCGCGAGTCGACGCCGATCGAGGAGGAGCGATGA
- the pcaG gene encoding protocatechuate 3,4-dioxygenase subunit alpha, with the protein MSERLAVTPSQTVGPFFAIGLPWPEGPNAAAEDEPGALVVAGVLTDGEGHGIPDAVIETWQPDADGAFAERPGFRGFARVATRDDGSWAIRTVKPGRLAGPGGPDSAPAAPHIDVSVFCRGLLHRCVTRIYFADEEAANREDAVLASVPVDRRDTLLATPTDDGYRFDIHLQGHGETVFFDV; encoded by the coding sequence ATGAGCGAGCGCCTCGCGGTCACGCCGTCGCAGACCGTCGGCCCGTTCTTCGCGATCGGCCTGCCGTGGCCCGAGGGCCCGAACGCGGCCGCCGAGGACGAGCCGGGCGCGCTGGTCGTCGCCGGCGTGCTGACCGACGGCGAGGGCCACGGCATCCCCGACGCGGTGATCGAGACCTGGCAGCCGGACGCCGACGGCGCGTTCGCCGAGCGCCCCGGCTTCCGCGGCTTCGCGCGCGTGGCGACCCGCGACGACGGCTCCTGGGCGATCCGGACGGTCAAGCCGGGGCGGCTGGCCGGGCCGGGCGGGCCCGACTCGGCGCCGGCGGCCCCGCACATCGACGTCTCGGTCTTCTGCCGCGGGCTCCTGCACCGCTGCGTCACGCGGATCTACTTCGCCGACGAGGAGGCCGCGAACCGGGAAGATGCCGTGCTCGCGAGCGTTCCGGTGGACCGACGTGACACGCTCCTCGCGACGCCGACCGACGATGGCTACCGATTCGACATCCACCTCCAAGGCCACGGCGAGACCGTCTTCTTCGACGTCTGA
- a CDS encoding lyase family protein, with protein sequence MATDSTSTSKATARPSSSTSDVLLGAIFARGRVAAAVSDAAFVQAMLDVEVAHARATLPAPAAEAVAAVAVAERFDLEALAQEAARHATPVIGLVAALREQSGEDGVHRGLTSQDVVDTGLMLMAQRALSVLSDDAAAAADATALLAETHRTTPILARTLMQPAQPTSFGLKAAGWLVALDDAGAELTRVRDAVLAAQVGGAVGNRAALADDADAGARVAAAIAAELGLVDPILPWHGDRRRAAQLAAALGVLAGTAAKIAADVVLLAQGEVAEVRDGVAGGSSAMAHKANPVAAISARACAARVPGLVATMLSVMDGEHERAAGGWQAEWETLRELLRSTGAAVAWLRELLERLEVDAPRMEANLVAVLGDAAAPRPDTGPLIDRALAAHRAR encoded by the coding sequence ATGGCTACCGATTCGACATCCACCTCCAAGGCCACGGCGAGACCGTCTTCTTCGACGTCTGACGTCCTGCTGGGCGCGATCTTCGCGCGCGGCCGGGTCGCGGCGGCGGTGAGCGACGCCGCGTTCGTGCAGGCGATGCTCGACGTGGAGGTCGCGCACGCGCGTGCCACCCTGCCCGCACCGGCGGCGGAGGCGGTCGCCGCGGTCGCGGTCGCCGAGCGCTTCGACCTCGAGGCGCTGGCGCAGGAGGCCGCGCGCCACGCGACGCCGGTCATCGGCCTCGTCGCGGCGCTGCGCGAGCAGTCCGGCGAGGACGGCGTCCACCGTGGGCTGACGTCGCAGGACGTCGTCGACACCGGGCTCATGCTGATGGCTCAGCGCGCCTTGTCGGTGCTGTCTGACGACGCCGCCGCCGCCGCCGACGCGACGGCGCTGCTCGCCGAGACGCATCGCACGACCCCGATCCTCGCGCGCACCCTGATGCAGCCGGCGCAGCCGACGAGCTTCGGGCTGAAGGCGGCCGGCTGGCTGGTCGCTCTCGACGACGCCGGCGCGGAGCTGACGCGTGTGCGCGACGCCGTGCTCGCCGCGCAGGTCGGCGGCGCGGTCGGCAACCGCGCGGCGCTCGCCGACGACGCCGATGCCGGCGCGCGCGTCGCGGCGGCGATCGCGGCCGAGCTCGGGCTCGTCGATCCGATCCTGCCGTGGCACGGCGACCGGCGGCGGGCGGCGCAGCTCGCGGCGGCGCTCGGCGTCCTGGCCGGCACCGCGGCGAAGATCGCCGCCGACGTCGTCCTGCTCGCCCAAGGCGAGGTCGCGGAGGTGCGCGACGGCGTCGCCGGCGGCTCGTCGGCGATGGCGCACAAGGCCAACCCGGTCGCGGCGATCTCGGCCCGGGCCTGCGCGGCGCGGGTCCCGGGGCTCGTCGCGACCATGCTGTCGGTCATGGACGGCGAGCACGAGCGGGCCGCCGGCGGCTGGCAGGCCGAGTGGGAGACGCTGCGCGAGCTGCTGCGCTCCACCGGCGCCGCGGTCGCGTGGCTGCGGGAGCTGCTGGAGCGCCTGGAGGTCGACGCGCCGCGCATGGAGGCCAACCTCGTCGCGGTCCTCGGCGACGCCGCCGCACCGCGCCCGGACACCGGCCCGCTGATCGACCGCGCGCTCGCGGCGCACCGCGCCCGATGA
- the pcaD gene encoding 3-oxoadipate enol-lactonase — protein sequence MTLHHEVDGPPDAPPVLFAGSLGTTLRMWDPLLTELGNETALRTIAYDQLGHGASPAPSGPYSVAQLGEAALALLDDLGIARASFVGVSIGGMVGQWLAAHAPDRVDRLVLLCTSAHLPPPEAWEDRARTVLDSGTVDVIADAVVARWVTPPFAEAHPDVVAWLRAMLATQPPAGYAACCAAIAAMDQRKDLASIAAPTLVIGGAQDHAIPTEHQHHLAREIRGARLEVLDPGAHVVSVERPDAVAHLIADHLEGP from the coding sequence ATGACCCTCCACCACGAGGTCGACGGCCCACCCGACGCGCCGCCGGTCCTGTTCGCGGGCTCGCTCGGGACCACGCTGCGGATGTGGGACCCGCTGCTCACGGAGCTGGGCAACGAGACCGCGCTGCGCACGATCGCCTACGACCAGCTCGGCCACGGCGCCTCCCCCGCGCCGTCGGGCCCGTACTCCGTCGCCCAGCTCGGCGAGGCCGCGCTCGCGCTCCTCGACGACCTCGGGATCGCGCGCGCGTCGTTCGTCGGCGTGTCGATCGGCGGCATGGTCGGCCAGTGGCTCGCCGCCCACGCGCCCGACCGGGTCGACCGCCTCGTCCTGCTCTGCACCAGCGCGCACCTGCCGCCGCCCGAGGCGTGGGAGGACCGCGCGCGCACGGTCCTCGACTCCGGCACGGTCGACGTCATCGCCGACGCGGTCGTCGCGCGCTGGGTCACCCCGCCGTTCGCCGAGGCCCACCCCGACGTCGTCGCGTGGCTGCGCGCGATGCTCGCCACCCAGCCGCCGGCGGGCTACGCCGCGTGCTGCGCGGCGATCGCCGCGATGGACCAACGCAAGGACCTTGCCTCGATCGCCGCGCCGACGCTCGTCATCGGCGGCGCGCAGGACCACGCGATCCCGACCGAGCATCAACACCATCTTGCGCGGGAGATCCGCGGCGCGCGCCTGGAGGTCCTCGACCCCGGCGCCCACGTCGTCTCCGTCGAGCGGCCCGACGCGGTCGCCCACCTGATCGCCGACCACCTGGAGGGACCATGA
- the pcaC gene encoding 4-carboxymuconolactone decarboxylase, producing the protein MSDELHDAGMEVRRAVLGDAHVDRAVANTTDFSRPFQELITSMAWGSVWTRDGLGRRERSMITLAILTTLRAEDELAMHIRGALRNGLTAEEIREVLLHTAIYAGVPQSNTALALAQKVLLEEGVIE; encoded by the coding sequence ATGAGCGACGAGCTGCACGACGCCGGGATGGAGGTGCGCCGCGCCGTGCTGGGCGACGCCCACGTCGACCGCGCGGTGGCCAACACCACCGACTTCTCCCGCCCGTTCCAGGAGCTCATCACGAGCATGGCGTGGGGCAGCGTGTGGACGCGCGACGGCCTCGGCCGCCGCGAGCGGTCGATGATCACGCTCGCGATCCTCACCACGCTGCGCGCCGAGGACGAGCTGGCGATGCACATCCGCGGCGCGCTGCGCAACGGCCTGACGGCCGAGGAGATCCGCGAGGTGCTGCTGCACACCGCGATCTACGCCGGCGTCCCGCAGTCCAACACGGCGCTCGCGCTCGCCCAGAAGGTGCTGCTGGAGGAGGGCGTGATCGAGTGA